The segment TACAGCGGCTACTTCCGCCTGGTCGCGCGGCACAGCGGCAAGTGCCTCGACGTGGTCAGTGCCAACACCGCCGACGGCGCCGACATCCAGCAGTACACCTGCGGATCCGGCACCAACCAGCAGTGGTCGCGTACCGCTTCCTGATTCCACGCCGGTCCTCAGCGCTGCCGCACGACGGGCCGCGCTGAGGACCGGGCCGTGACCACGTGCGTGCCGGTGCCGGCGGCCAGGAAGATCCCGCCGAGCAGCAGCCAGCCGGCGGTGCCGTGACCGATCGCGGTGGCCGTCACCACCGCCGGGGCCAGCGCGGCGCCGATCGCGAAACCGGTCTGGCTCACCCCCTGATAGGCGCCGGCGTTGCGGGGATCCGCCAGTTCGAAGGCCAGTTCCCAGCCGCCGGCCTCGGAGAGGACCTCGGCGGCACTGTGCGCGAGCACGGCGAGGATCAGCACGGCGACCGCGATCACGACACTGCCCAGTGCCGCGGCCGCGTACAGCAGGCAGGCCAGGGCGAGCAGCAGGGTGGCCTGGAAGACCACCTTGCCGGCGGTGGGCACGTCCGGGACGAGGCGGGCGGCGCGCACCTGGAAGAGCACCACGACGATCGTGTTGAGGACCAGCAGCAGAGCCACGGTCGCCGCGGGCGCGTCCGTGTGCCCGGCGATCCACAGCGGCACCCCGACCGTCAGCAGCCCGAAGTGCAGGGTGACCACCGCGTTGAGCCCGGCCACCGCCAGATAGCGCCGGTCACGCAGCGGGGAGCGGCCGGCGGCCGGTGTGGTCCCGGGCGCGGCGGCGCTCTCGTGCGGCAGTCCGCGCAGCACGCGCAGCGGGACCGTGGAGTAGAGGACCAGCAGCGCCGCGACCAGCATCGCTGTCGTGTAGGCGGCGGCCGTTCCGACCGCGAGCGCTGCGGCGGCGAGCGCCGAGCCGACACCGACGAAGACGTTGGTGGCGACTCGCAACCGGGCCCGGGTTTCGATCCGGCCCGGTCCGGTGAAGTGCCGGGCCAGCAGAGTCGCCTGGGCGGTGCGCTGCGCGGCCTGGGTGCCGGCCGCCAGGCATGCCACGATCAAGAACGCGATGAGCGTACGCGCGAAGCAGTAGACCGCGAGTGCGGCGCCCTGGCCGACCGTTGCCGTGATCAACACGCGGTGAGCGCCGAAGCGATCGCTGAGGCGCCCCGCGCCGAAGGCGGCGATGATCCCGGCGCCGCCCGCCACGGTCAGGCCCGCGCCGACCACGCCAGGGCTGAGCCCGACGACGGTCGTGAAGTACAGGGCGCTGACTCCGAAGAGGACGCCCTTGGCGGTGGCGCCGGTCACCGTCGCCCAGGTGAGGGCCCGTTCGATCGGGCTGCGAATGGTCACCCACCAGTTCTCGCAGCCCGAGCCGATCGACACGATTGATGTAGCGTATGGCTTCATGGTCGTTCGCTACGAGCTGGCCGGCCCGGACCTGGCCGGGGTGCGGTTCGCCATCTCCCCGCTCAACGAGCTGGTCCTGTCGCTGCGGGCCTGGCGCGACCCCGGCCGTTATCCGATGCACCTGCCGTGGCTGCGCGAGCTGCACCACCTCCGCGACCAGCTCGACGTCCCGATGCTGAACGCACTGGTCAGCGACCGGTTGTGGACCCCGGACTTCCTGACCCCGCGGCCGCGGTCCCCGCTGACCCGCCTCGACGACGAACTCGCCGTGGTGGCTGTCACCCGGCCGGCCGTGGTCGACCGCGATCTGCGCCTGCTGTACACGACGCTTCCCGAGCCGCTGCGCGGAAAACGGCCACTCGGTCGGATCATGGACGCGCTGACCGGATATTGGGACGTCTGCTTCGCCCCGCACTGGCCCCGGATGCGGGCGCTGCTCGACGCGGACGTCACGTACCGCGGTCGCGAGTCCGCCCAGCACGGGCTGGCCGCGATGTTCGCCGGCCTCTCCGAGCGGGTCACCCTGACCGGCGGCGTCGTCGAGGTGAACCTGCGGGCCCGCACGCACAACTACACCCGCCCGGCCACCGGCGGCCTCACGCTGGTGCCGAGCACGTGGACCACGGGCGCCTCCACGCCGATCGCCCCGGACGAGCCGCCGATGATCATGTATCCGGCGAGGGGCATCGGGACGCTCTGGGAACCCGAACCGCTGCCGGCGCCGGGCGCCCTCGCCGAACTGCTCGGCGCGCCGCGGGCCGGCCTGCTCAGCCGGCTCGGCGTGCCGGCCTCGTCGACCGAGCTCGCCGTCGGCCTCGGTGTCACCTCGGCCGCGGTCAACCAGCATCTGCGTGCGCTGCGCGCCGCCGGCCTGCTGACCAGCGCCCGGCACGGGCGATCGGTGCTCTACCGGCGGACCGAGCTGGCCGACCGGCTGCTCGCGGTCAGCGGCGCATGAGCGGGCGGGCCATCCAGGTGGCGGCCAGGGCCACCAGGCACAAGGCGGCCAGGCTGAGGAAGCCGACCCGGAAGGAGCCGGTGGCGTCCTTCACCGCGCCCAGCGCATAGACGAAGGCGAAGCTGCCCAGGTTGGCGCAGAAGTTGCCGAAGCCGCTGATCAGGCCGGCGCGCTCCGCGCCGAGAACCTCCAGCGGTACGGCGAACAGCGGCCCGAAGTAGACCTGGACGAACACCGAGACGAGCGCGACGACGGCCAGCACCCCGACCATGCCGGACACATAGGTGAGCAGCGCCAGACCGGCGGTCAGCCCGGCCAGGGAACCGCCGATGATCAGCAGGGGACGGCCGATGCGGTCGGAGACGTACCCGCCCAGGAAGTTGGCCGGAGCGGTCACCGCGGAACCCAGCGCAGCCACCAGCCCGGCCGTGGCCAGTGACTGCCCGCGGTCGACGACCAGATAGGTCGGCAGCCAGAACGTGAAGCCCTGCGCGACGGCGAGCCGGGCGAACTGGATGACGCCGGTCAGCCACATGATCGGATGCCGGAGCAGGGCGGGCAGGTCCCGGATCCGCACGCTGCCGTTGGCGGGCGGGCTGTCGCCGGCACCCACCCACGAGTACAGCGCGCACGCCAGCAGGCCACCGGCGGCGAAGAGCACGAAGAGCAACTGCCAGCCGAGCGGGCGGACCAGCAGCGGGCCCAGCGAGCTGAGCAGGATGTTCGAGGAGAAGCCGCCGGCCACGTACAGGCCCATGGCGGTGGCCCGGCGCCCGGACGGGAACTGCTGGGTCATCAGCAGCAGGCCGGGCGCGAACACCAGAGCCCGGAAGAATCCGGACAGAGCCTGGTTCAAGAGCAGCATTTCGTACGAGGTGAGCACGGTGAACATGGCTGCCAGCAGGTTCGTCCCGAGCAGACCGACCAGGAACAGGCGGCGCGGCGTGAACCGGTCGGCCAGGTAGCCGGACGGGACCTGCATCAGCGCGTACACCAGATTGGTGACCGCGGCCAGCGTGCCGGCCTGGGTGAAGCTGAGCCCCAGATCGCTGCGGATCAGCGGCAGGAACAGCGCCAGCCCGCCGAAGATCAGCCCCTGGGTGCTCTGGCAGACCACCACCAGCGTGATGATCGATCGCCGACGCCCGGCGCTGGTCAGGGTCGGCATGCCACCGACCGTACCCATCGATACGGGTACGGCCGGTGGCGGGTGGGGTCAGGGCTGAACGACCGGGGTGGCGAGCACCTGGCCTGCCGGGCGGCGGCTCGGCGGGTCGACGGCGTCGTGGGGTGCGGTCCGCCAGGCGTCCCGGTCGAGCAGGACGACGGCGGCGGCGATCACGGTCCAGGCGGCCAGGCCGAGCCACATCATCCGGTCCAGGTCGGCGCCGCCCTCGTAGCCGAAGGTGGCCGGGACGAACGTGCCCTGGACGATGTGGAACAGCATCACGATCAGCACGCTGCCGCGGGCGCGGTTGAACAGCCAGCTGTAGACGATGGTGATCACGAAGGTGGTCGGCACGCCGAGCCAGCCGATCGGGTTGCCCTCGGTGAAGAAGACCAGCGGAAGGTGCCAGACGGCGACGATCGCGCCGAGGATTCCGGCGGTGGCCAGCGGGGACCGCAGTGCCTGCAGGTGCGGCTGGGCGTAGCCGCGCCAGGCCGGTTCCTCGGCCAGCGGGCCGTCGAGCGGGTTGACCCAGCGCAGCGCGAACATCATGGCCAGGTTGCCCCAGGCGAAGGCGGCCAGCGACCACGGCGTACCGCCCAGCTGGACGTTCGCCCAGGCGGTTCCGAAGATCACGGTGAGCGGCAGGCCGAC is part of the Actinoplanes sp. NBC_00393 genome and harbors:
- a CDS encoding MFS transporter → MSIGSGCENWWVTIRSPIERALTWATVTGATAKGVLFGVSALYFTTVVGLSPGVVGAGLTVAGGAGIIAAFGAGRLSDRFGAHRVLITATVGQGAALAVYCFARTLIAFLIVACLAAGTQAAQRTAQATLLARHFTGPGRIETRARLRVATNVFVGVGSALAAAALAVGTAAAYTTAMLVAALLVLYSTVPLRVLRGLPHESAAAPGTTPAAGRSPLRDRRYLAVAGLNAVVTLHFGLLTVGVPLWIAGHTDAPAATVALLLVLNTIVVVLFQVRAARLVPDVPTAGKVVFQATLLLALACLLYAAAALGSVVIAVAVLILAVLAHSAAEVLSEAGGWELAFELADPRNAGAYQGVSQTGFAIGAALAPAVVTATAIGHGTAGWLLLGGIFLAAGTGTHVVTARSSARPVVRQR
- a CDS encoding ArsR/SmtB family transcription factor, with amino-acid sequence MVVRYELAGPDLAGVRFAISPLNELVLSLRAWRDPGRYPMHLPWLRELHHLRDQLDVPMLNALVSDRLWTPDFLTPRPRSPLTRLDDELAVVAVTRPAVVDRDLRLLYTTLPEPLRGKRPLGRIMDALTGYWDVCFAPHWPRMRALLDADVTYRGRESAQHGLAAMFAGLSERVTLTGGVVEVNLRARTHNYTRPATGGLTLVPSTWTTGASTPIAPDEPPMIMYPARGIGTLWEPEPLPAPGALAELLGAPRAGLLSRLGVPASSTELAVGLGVTSAAVNQHLRALRAAGLLTSARHGRSVLYRRTELADRLLAVSGA
- a CDS encoding MFS transporter, which translates into the protein MPTLTSAGRRRSIITLVVVCQSTQGLIFGGLALFLPLIRSDLGLSFTQAGTLAAVTNLVYALMQVPSGYLADRFTPRRLFLVGLLGTNLLAAMFTVLTSYEMLLLNQALSGFFRALVFAPGLLLMTQQFPSGRRATAMGLYVAGGFSSNILLSSLGPLLVRPLGWQLLFVLFAAGGLLACALYSWVGAGDSPPANGSVRIRDLPALLRHPIMWLTGVIQFARLAVAQGFTFWLPTYLVVDRGQSLATAGLVAALGSAVTAPANFLGGYVSDRIGRPLLIIGGSLAGLTAGLALLTYVSGMVGVLAVVALVSVFVQVYFGPLFAVPLEVLGAERAGLISGFGNFCANLGSFAFVYALGAVKDATGSFRVGFLSLAALCLVALAATWMARPLMRR
- a CDS encoding CPBP family intramembrane glutamic endopeptidase, whose amino-acid sequence is MIRRHPLVAFFVLTFAIGWSPWPLYAAGVLPDTNFLPIAPLISALIVAAVTQGLAGLRDIGVRMIRWRVPWYWYAVAVGLPLTVIFGTAWANVQLGGTPWSLAAFAWGNLAMMFALRWVNPLDGPLAEEPAWRGYAQPHLQALRSPLATAGILGAIVAVWHLPLVFFTEGNPIGWLGVPTTFVITIVYSWLFNRARGSVLIVMLFHIVQGTFVPATFGYEGGADLDRMMWLGLAAWTVIAAAVVLLDRDAWRTAPHDAVDPPSRRPAGQVLATPVVQP